ttttttagtctctgcgtttcgaaatatgaattttaaaaaaaacacctacttttttagaggtatttttaacaatttttttgagcgGTCAAAGAATCTCAAACATAAAGGACATATACATAGATTATGACCATGCGCATgagcatgtgcaaaaaattggtaatctaaaatgatttttgactgaataacgggaaaaacaaaaacaaggagATCTGTTtcccatgaccagccaccagtgtgggaagtaccgtaatctcagtttgaaatttcgacatggggcatcgtagaaatatgactGAAGCTTCAtttatgaaaggaaaaataataagctttgagaatatttaaaatttattataggttgtcatagaaaaaaattgatttaggtaatagtgtgagaagataaaaaaaattgatattttgcttttttcttcaaaaatgattgttttcaataaattatttatatactttttatgcattgtaaaaatttaagtatggtttttttctttagaagaataactaaactttttaatggtgtaatttgtttgcaagcttttttatataaaataattgatataatgagaaaaaatgaaaaaacgtatttgttttttttaactttttctttaagattttgattggatttataaagttattccgtttttctacaaaacatacagatttattatcctttttttaacaaaagtacACAAAACACAAAGGTTGTATTAAAAACTTcgacaaaatttttaaccatgTAATTAAGGCTAAAGAATCTAAGCAGAGATTTGATCTTCTTTCTTAACTCTACGAAGTCGATCTGAAATAATTatctaatttttctttttaggaTCATTTCAAAGGCCTGATTTTTACTGAATACCAAAATGTAGGTAGTTGTAGTTGAATTTATTCAGCAAAAGATTGTTGATATTTCTTCTTAATGTATTTTCCGAATATGAAATCGGAGGTTTTCATCTTCCAAAACCTCTATCTTCTTTCTATAACTCTTTTGAATGCTTATTATTTATCCAGACTCTTCACAGGTGTAGTTTTTAAGTTCTGGGTATTTAGATCAAACGACTCTGACGTAGATTGCTTTTCTTTAGAAACTACTTTTGTGCGAAGACAATATTGTATTTTCCAATTCCCCCTTCGTTCTGACTCAGATgctgaacaaaattttgaaaaatttccatttCATAATACGAAAAATACCCGTGTCGTACTGAATAACTGTTTATTATGTTTTTAGAGCAATTAGAAGACTATTTGTACCTAATGTCTAAAACTTGaactaatatttacttattAAAAGTCATATGGGTGGtatatttaacctttttttcggGTTTATTTATGGAACAAAAGACTTTCATTCTCCGAAAACAAACTTTGACGTCATTGCTAAAGTACATAGAAGGTTTTGAATAaacgaaatatttaaaaaaaaatatttcattataaATATAAGGTTTTGCAACTGGAATAATTAAAACAGAAGTCATTAAACAGTTGAATCAGAATGAAGTCAGTTGAATTATTAGTATTTTGCATTGGATTTGTAGGTCTTGTAGCTATTTCTCAAGTTACAGCAGCTACTGATTATTGTGATAAAGCACTTTGTGGAAAAGCCGAGCACATTGCTTGCAACAATACTGGGGTAAGATTGAAAGTTTTatcgaaaaaagtgaaaaaaaagtacaactttggaagaaaattgaaaaaaaaatctattacattttttttaaattaacatttttttcttttaggaaTTTGCAACAACATGTTCGTCGGACAAAAAACTTATCAAAATTTCACCCGATTTTCGAAGAGCTATGGTAAAACAACACAATAAGCTCAGAAATCAACTAGCTAGTGGTGATATGAAACCCTTTGAACCATCTCCAAGAATGGCTTCAATGCAATGGAATAACGAATTAGCTGATCTTGCTGAATTAAACGTTAAAACTTGCAAATTCGCTCATGATGCATGCCATAATACTAAAAACTTTAGCACTTCTGGACAAAATATTGCTATAACTTGGTCAAGTGATCCAATAGAATCTCAAGCAGAATCTATAATATTGTCGATGATTGATTCTTGGTGGGCAGAAAAAAATGAGACATCAATGAAGGAAATTAATAGCTATCCGGAAAATTTCGAGTTCGTATTTATATTGATAATTTTTGGAgttgcttttttaaatttaaatttgttggtttatttttaGACATGTTATTGGTCATTTTACGGTGATGGctgttgaagaaaataacagaATGGGTTGTGCTGCTTCTTCTTACAGAGACCCAGAGCAAGAAAATTGGTTTACGATTTTATACACATGCAACTACGCAAAGACGAATATTTTTGATCGTTCAATTTATTCAACTGGCAAAAGTGCAAGTAAGTGCACAAGTGGAGTAAATCCAAATTTTAAGTCATTGTGTGCACAAAAAGAAGTATATGGAAAATAAACTATGTAAAACGGAAATAAGAAAATGCtcgactacaaaaaaaaatgttggtaaatgaaaataaaaaaatatttaaaaaaaaaagctaaaattcgttcttcaattaaaaaaaaaaaaaaacaaatctataaatgaaattgagctccaagaaaagtatgcagtttaaaTTAATAGTTAGAGacgttttattaaaaactattttttgaaataattttttgaaaaaaagttttaaaataaaaatggtatgttattttatggaaattattaatcaaaattcgaaaaagaattcaattcaaaaaatcgatttttcaaaacaaaaattttcaaagtttgttttttaaacccaaatattattttttttcaaaattttgttttagatttatATTAAGGCAATATATATTGAACCATTTATTTGggaaaagtcaaaaataaaacaaaaaaaaaaaacgtttaataccgttaataaattttgaaaaaaaaaaaaattcactaagGGATAGAACTTGTCGCAAAAATAATGCTTCAATTTTGCGATGAAAATcctaggagccgtttttgagaaaatttagtttttccaaAATTGTTATATGAAATGTATTGTTGTTTTTGGTCTATAAAAATCAATTCCAAAACAATATACAAATTTAGCTGaatttctgtcaaaaaagtgctcgattttgattttaggtatataattttccatttttaatgaaaacaattcaaaaaatttgaaaagtagATTTACTCTGACACGAAATGTGCgaagtattaaaaaaacatataagtATGTCTTCACGTTTCGAAGATAAAAACGCATTCTGAAGTTGTTATTATCTTAAACAAACAAACGCACAATTtatcaagtaaaaaaatatgtatgcatATTGCGCCAACAATTTTGTTGAATGTCACTACTGTCGTAACAATAGGATTaacataaaaaattgattaatttaatAAAGCCAACTCGTGTTGTACACAAACTAAGCGATTTAATTTGTTCAAATAGTTCTACGCAATAGAGGTAAATTTAggttaaataaataagaaaaataaaacaaaattcatagcttctgaattattttttttttaattttttcaaactgaatACACATTCAATCTTTAACTGCGCTAttattaacaattttgattaagtcgttttataaatttttcaagatTAAAAGTAAAAGGCTTAcctaaaaaaccataaaaaatatttttttgttcagtgtatgTTAAATTGTTGATTTAtcactgtgttttttttttttttttgcccaaggttagctaAGACTTAACCACCATTTACTTTCGTCgcaccattttatatttgttgttactttcGAAATAAGTTTGAatactaagcatgtagctttttTAAGTGCtcatatggcaaaccaaaaataataatcaatgaTTTTAACTCTTGACAAAATATTTGTAAGtgatttttaaggtgaaataataCAATAATCAACTTAttcttcttaacaggaatgttatatgaactacattcaatcaagttagaattctaagtcaaataaataacatttgaggcgcagTGCCCACACCAGTctatttactttttctaaattaaaaaaatataaaaggtcactgtggtgtatacgtactataattttattttttttttgaggtgaataaaaaataatgtttctatAATTTGTAAACTAAGGGTAGGATAGGGAAAATAATAGTTGTGCTATTCTGGGCTTATTTTGGACAGACAAACGACGGTTTTAACAAACGATTTTTTCAGGGggtaagaaattatttttttttttcggtttctgatagaaacaaaatttttcactgTATCATTTGAAGAAATggtggaataaagaaaaaacaaaattgggcCGAAATTCAATTCACTTAATCGAAAATGTAGTGCAAAACTTATGTTTAAGTTCTCCGATTAAGTTTAGTATACTTTTTGACTGATAACCGTGACGAAACTTCGATTTTTAGCAGGAATATGCCAGAATCCATAAAATCCATagagaaacaattttttggttggaaataaattCTATTAATTTAATGAATTGGCCAGCATGCTCCCGCGATGTAAACCTTATTGAAATTCTTTGGAGAGTCCtcgttaggaaaaaaaaaaatcaatttcaaatcaaattttaatagtttccatttttcatttatttttattaccgGTTTAAGTCATGGGTTATACTCTTGAAACACttgaattttagtatttttttgttattgagaatttaaaatacacttgttaagttttcaaaattaatttgttgtttaaatAAGTTGCCTTGACTTATGCTTTTACTtcctatagtttttttttgtttagccgagataaaaatttacaatttttgaattGGGTTATTTTTGTAGCGGATCTAGTTTGGATTAAAAAACACGAGCTGATAGAAAAATTTAACATATTCAAAACATCTAGAAAAGTATTGATTTGTTCCTGAAACAAAACCAGTGTAAATTAGGGCAATGCTTAAAAAGTACACGACAAAAAATCGATGAATTAGATTTTATAATGAGAATAACTCGAAAACGCGAgcttaaaggaaatttttaacttttaatttgatTTCAGCATCTCAAAATCCTTGTGAAAAGTTCATCAAACTTCACATTAAACAAAACCCGTGTTGCCCAGTGTTATCATTTTATAAAGGCCCAATTTATATAATCACactcaattaattttaaagtagcaatttaaaaaaaattttaaaatttgtatgctatTTAACagattgttaattttttttttaatggtgactttagatataataacaataaataaataaattggaataaaaaaaaaactatgttttaagTTTTCTGCATTTCTTTATTGTCCATTTAACACAAATATTCTTaagcaatttttatttaatatacttCCTTTTCAGAACATAATCCCTTAAAACTTGGATTTACTCCAGCCTTACATCCACTAGCGGTCTTACCAGAAGTATAAATTGTACCGTTTATGATATTTGTTTTTGCATAATTGcatgtaaacaaaaatgcaaaCCAATCATCCATAGCTGGATCATTGAAATATGAAGCAGCACATCCAACTCTATCATTGCCTTGAACAGCCATAACTGTGTAATGACCAATCatatgtctaaaaaaaaattaaaatatattgtaAAATTGTACTTAAAAGATCACAATTTACATACTTTGGAAATTCAGGATACTTTTTAATATCAGTCATGGATGCATCTTTCTTTTCTGTCCACCAAGTTTGCAAGCAtgattttaccatattttgttGAGTATCGGTGTGTGGTTGATCGGATGCCAATTCGCAAATATTTTGTCCGGATGATTTGTACTTGAAGGTATTATGGCATTCATCATGGGCAAATAAGCAACGTTTTACGTTATCACCAGCGGATAGAGCTAGTTCATCATCCCATTGCATTGTAGCCATTCTTGGACATGTATCGTAGCCGGTAATTTTGCCACTGGCTAAATCGTTTCTTAATGCATTGTGTCCTTTTACTATAGCTT
This DNA window, taken from Episyrphus balteatus chromosome 2, idEpiBalt1.1, whole genome shotgun sequence, encodes the following:
- the LOC129912536 gene encoding antigen 5 like allergen Cul n 1-like is translated as MKSVELLVFCIGFVGLVAISQVTAATDYCDKALCGKAEHIACNNTGEFATTCSSDKKLIKISPDFRRAMVKQHNKLRNQLASGDMKPFEPSPRMASMQWNNELADLAELNVKTCKFAHDACHNTKNFSTSGQNIAITWSSDPIESQAESIILSMIDSWWAEKNETSMKEINSYPENFEHVIGHFTVMAVEENNRMGCAASSYRDPEQENWFTILYTCNYAKTNIFDRSIYSTGKSASKCTSGVNPNFKSLCAQKEVYGK
- the LOC129909561 gene encoding antigen 5 like allergen Cul n 1-like, coding for MISVKLLVVLIGFVGFVAAVNYCDKALCGNAKHISCNATGKFSDICKKTAKLATFTADDKKAIVKGHNALRNDLASGKITGYDTCPRMATMQWDDELALSAGDNVKRCLFAHDECHNTFKYKSSGQNICELASDQPHTDTQQNMVKSCLQTWWTEKKDASMTDIKKYPEFPKHMIGHYTVMAVQGNDRVGCAASYFNDPAMDDWFAFLFTCNYAKTNIINGTIYTSGKTASGCKAGVNPSFKGLCSEKEVY